One Rosa chinensis cultivar Old Blush chromosome 5, RchiOBHm-V2, whole genome shotgun sequence genomic region harbors:
- the LOC112203737 gene encoding uncharacterized protein LOC112203737 yields MQNNPDGELNAVKKRLVLNDDAGLLVAENHEVLEGKHKLTAIIEEEVRDIMAPKTSANDDLEMTVAVHECELTVDKVDDIVAIGTIIQVNVASSNQLIHGVPLGKDNMRVSVVRAIVDDALLPIPVKDEIVTVSDAIVVMDTSYVVKFIYSGEAATVPLLHNWSFVDLCKSIRSRFPDLIQGNFMLRYIIPPDSSSCFLESEVDMRMIFRNLVRYNSDFVEVFVTDLPSISESVVSNTVNEDSSTMLEENDYLGCYRAEAPKSYMTKGWESYIHSEGQKFEGGVVEFRDKLCKYAIEIGFSYEFVRNDKVRVIAQCSKKHSQGCNWLVKAYLCRVNGFFMIKRLVNVHTCHGVIRLQKSKMMGSKVVKSIVLDKIRANPNKKPIDIADEIKSDYGLDVPYRTVWYGTELAKTALHGDEAESYAQLLWFSESVMKSNPDSRIVVEFHRETHRFQRMFVTYGAWMKGFQFCRPILFIDATFITNKYKGQIIAASAKDANQVAYAIVDSENESNWRFFLEVLAEEFAKHPMRRVTFISDRHVGLVSAFPRVFPNNPHGFCFRHLMANLSDKFPAGSYLKDRIPYLFMCCAYSRTPEMYEFNMEILRSEGGDIVAQFLEDLPKENWCMAYFNGERFGEMTNNLAESFNNWVLPLKSLPILDINDGLE; encoded by the exons ATGCAGAATAATCCAGATGGTGAGCTCAACGCAGTGAAGAAGAGGTTGGTTTTAAATGATGATGCAGGACTGTTAGTTGCAGAGAACCATGAAGTTCTAGAAGGGAAGCACAAACTAACGGCAATAATCGAGGAGGAGGTTAGAGACATCATGGCTCCCAAAACTTCAGCAAATGATGATCTG GAGATGACTGTTGCGGTGCATGAGTGTGAACTGACAGTAGATAAGGTGGACGACATTGTTGCTATTGGAACAATTATTCAAGTGAATGTTGCATCAAGCAATCAGCTGATACATGGTGTTCCATTGGGAAAGGACAATATGCGCGTCTCAGTTGTTCGAGCCATTGTTGATGATGCCCTGCTACCTATTCCAGTGAAGGATGAGATTGTCACTGTCAGCGACGCCATTG TTGTTATGGATACTAGCTATGTTGTCAAGTTTATTTATTCTGGTGAAGCAGCGACAGTTCCATTGTTGCATAATTGGTCGTTTGTTGACCTATGCAAATCAATACGCTCTCGTTTTCCGGATTTGATTCAAGGAAATTTCATGTTGAGGTACATTATTCCTCCGGATTCTAGTTCATGTTTTCTAGAGAGTGAAGTTGATATGAGAATGATTTTTAGGAATTTGGTTCGTTACAATTCTGATTTCGTTGAAGTGTTTGTGACTGATTTGCCTTCTATTAGTGAAAGCGTGGTGAGTAATACAGTAAATGAGGATTCTAGTACCATGCTTGAGGAGAATGATTATTTGGGGTGTTATAGGGCAGAGGCACCGAAGAGTTATATGACGAAAGGTTGGGAGAGTTATATTCATTCTGAAGGCCAAAAGTTTGAGGGTGGGGTTGTTGAGTTTAGAGATAAGCTGTGTAAGTATGCCATAGAAATTGGTTTTTCATATGAGTTTGTTAGAAATGACAAGGTTCGTGTTATTGCTCAGTGTTCTAAGAAACATTCTCAGGGCTGCAATTGGCTTGTGAAGGCTTATTTATGCAGGGTTAATGGTTTCTTTATGATTAAAAGGTTGGTTAATGTTCACACTTGTCATGGTGTGATTCGTTTGCAGAAGAGTAAGATGATGGGATCCAAGGTTGTCAAGTCTATTGTGCTTGATAAGATTCGTGCGAATCCAAACAAAAAGCCAATTGATATAGCTGATGAGATCAAGAGTGATTATGGTTTGGATGTTCCTTATCGTACAGTTTGGTATGGTACGGAGTTGGCAAAAACAGCCCTGCATGGTGATGAAGCTGAGTCTTATGCTCAGCTACTTTGGTTCAGTGAGTCTGTTATGAAGTCAAACCCCGACTCTAGGATAGTGGTTGAGTTTCATCGAGAAACACACAGGTTTCAGCGCATGTTTGTGACCTATGGTGCATGGATGaagggttttcaattttgtagACCTATTCTTTTCATTGATGCTACATTCATTACCAATAAGTACAAGGGGCAGATTATTGCTGCATCGGCAAAGGATGCCAATCAAG TTGCTTATGCTATTGTGGATTCAGAAAATGAGAGTAATTGGAGATTTTTTCTTGAGGTTTTGGCTGAAGAGTTTGCAAAACACCCTATGAGGAGGGTGACATTCATTTCTGATCGTCATGTTGGGCTTGTTAGTGCCTTCCCTAGGGTGTTTCCCAATAATCCACATGGGTTTTGTTTTAGACATCTGATGGCTAACCTTTCTGACAAATTTCCAGCTGGTTCTTACCTTAAGGATCGGATTCCTTACTTGTTTATGTGTTGTGCTTATTCTCGCACACCGGAGATGTATGAGTTCAACATGGAAATCTTGAGGAGTGAAGGTGGCGACATAGTTGCTCAATTTCTGGAGGATCTTCCCAAGGAGAACTGGTGTATGGCTTACTTTAACGGTGAAAGATTTGGTGAAATGACAAATAACTTGGctgagtctttcaataattgggTGTTGCCTTTGAAGAGTCTTCCTATTCTTGATATTAATGATGGATTAGAGTGA
- the LOC112164749 gene encoding cilia- and flagella-associated protein 251-like, with protein sequence MPEKGELVPKTSEGAYQSDFIQQFFSNTVRINKRAVEKALQDALKENATTEEGIEKKDKNVIGSYDWAREVGSFLKKSIKTLKKKKESSSPYSNTGGCVLIILYWFCQKTGKIKPISGRENEDHGMRKWDIQKLIKNWPSFNSLKKIEKIFENLKEDREESESEEEENRSDEAKTVPEGEEKGADDQNCENEEDNLEVEVAEQETASEKNKWEKELQKKEEEIRYMTAEKDNLKKKLNEKEQELRKITEDMVNLEERNATLVTENFCLASSVNELEIKLKELEKMLSPKTRTSTAAQQHSSPPPNSTEGKNELNGAASKVAENTKEKDQLTVEEGQSHGICTVKESAEAASQSPPHCTVAEETKSTPPSHKESQFQSPTVHMLTVAEMEQQADKCQIVKSPIVEEAFQLRTLSIEKEKKTPEQSQKGELTMHLTEQHSGETSILLGWKTLLEKESQGLDVPTFMNPLCWHSAENLTVYYVHLYLCEPLFENLARSNYIFFPISDESGFHHTLLIFDKELKKWFHSDSKRPKKSSTGKCFQNVQKMVEMVELWMTAVKEQADDMVEQGCRMKFDEKNSSEEQLKMIEVPLTETERESIRWIKDNYKRKMTVTELKDNHQQGEDSLDCGLFVMYAMEKISKKGKVPKKLTKDDILKFRAHVVKSFVERRNSWNSQHNEV encoded by the exons ATGCCAGAAAAAGGTGAGTTGGTCCCAAAGACTTCTGAGGGGGCATATCAGTCCGACTTTATCCAGCAGTTTTTTTCAAACACAGTGAGAATTAACAAGAGAGCCGTGGAGAAAGCTCTGCAAGATGCGCTCAAAGAGAATGCAACAACAGAGGAAGGGATTGAGAAGAAGGACAAAAATGTG ATCGGATCTTATGACTGGGCAAGGGAAGTTGGAAGCTTCTTAAAAAAGTCTATAAAgactttgaaaaagaaaaaggagtcaAGCAGCCCATATAGTAATACAGGGGGCTGTGTTCTGATAATACTG TATTGGTTCTGCCAAAAGACTGGAAAAATCAAGCCAATATCTGGAAGGGAGAACGAAGATCATGGGATGAGAAAATGGGACATCCAGAAACTGATAAAGAATTGGCCAAGTTTTAACAGCTTGAAAAAAATAGag AAAATATTTGAAAACCTGAAGGAGGATAGAGAGGAATCAGAATccgaggaagaggagaatagATCAGATGAAGCAAAGACAGTTCCGGAAGGAGAGGAAAAAGGAGCTGATGATCAGAATTGTGAAAACGAAGAAGATAACCTAGAAGTTGAGGTGGCTGAACAGGAAACAGCTTCAGAAAAAAACAAATGGGAGAAAGAGCTTCagaaaaaggaggaggagataAGATATATGACTGCGGAGAAAgataatttgaagaaaaagctGAACGAAAAGGAACAGGAACTAAGGAAAATCACAGAGGACATGGTGAATCTGGAGGAACGAAATGCTACACTTGTGACCGAGAATTTCTGCCTTGCTTCATCGGTGAACGAGttagagataaaattgaaggaaTTGGAGAAAATGTTGAGCCCAAAGACTCGCACCTCAACAGCAGCTCAGCAGCACAGCTCCCCACCTCCTAACTCAACAGAaggaaaaaatgaattaaatggAGCTGCATCTAAGGTAGCTGAAAACACAAAAGAGAAAGATCAATTGACTGTTGAGGAAGGTCAGTCCCATGGGATCTGCACAGTCAAAGAATCTGCAGAAGCAGCATCTCAATCTCCACCTCACTGCACAGTGGCAGAAGAAACTAAATCTACGCCTCCATCACACAAGGAGTCACAGTTCCAGAGCCCCACAGTCCACATGCTCACAGTGGCAGAAATGGAACAACAAGCTGACAAGTGTCAGATAGTGAAAAGTCCTATAGTTGAAGAAGCATTTCAACTTCGTACGTTGAgcatagagaaagagaagaagacacCAGAGCAGAGCCAAAAGGGAGAGTTAACAATGCACCTTACAGAGCAACATTCCGGTGAAACG AGTATACTTCTGGGATGGAAGACG TTGTTGGAGAAAGAATCACAAGGCTTGGATGTCCCAACTTTTATGAATCCCTTATGCTGG CATTCTGCAGAAAATTTGACGGTGTATTATGTACATCTGTACCTCTGCGAACCACTATTTGAAAATCTGGCAAGATCCAACTATATATTCTTCCCAATCTCAGATGAATCAGGATTTCATCATACACTGCTCATTTTTGACAAGGAATTAAAGAAATGGTTCCACTCTGATtcaaaaagaccaaaaaaatcatcaactGGAAAATGCTTTCAAAATGTTCAAAAAATG GTTGAAATGGTAGAACTTTGGATGACTGCCGTAAAAGAACAAGCAGATGACATGGTAGAACAAGGTTGCAGgatgaaatttgatgaaaagaacAGTTCAGAAGAACAACTGAAAATGATAGAAGTTCCATTGActgaaacagagagagaaagcatAAGGTGGATCAAGGATAACTACAAACGAAAAATGACAGTGACAGAACTCAAAGACAACCATCAGCAAGGAGAAGATTC ATTGGATTGCGGACTTTTTGTAATGTACGCAATGGAGAAAATTTCGAAAAAAGGGAAAGTTCCCAAGAAGCTCACAAAGgatgatattttgaaatttagagCTCATGTGGTAAAGTCATTTGTAGAACGTAGGAACAGCTGGAACTCACAACATAATGAAGTGTAG
- the LOC112203736 gene encoding uncharacterized protein LOC112203736 — MASIAARKQDAQEWFSELCPLIEKKLKENLEVGRHWRVSRSDTYVYEVHCQKYNSMVNLETHFCSCGEWQLYGFPCSHALVVIQQHGSSPYLYVNELYKVEKYRETYSFPINPLPSISKQVHDFGRDAVILQPPLTRRPPGRPRKKRFRKRSEQTRVIKCGRCEKCDGHNRKSCTAPI, encoded by the coding sequence ATGGCTTCAATTGCTGCTCGGAAGCAGGATGCTCAAGAATGGTTCTCTGAGTTGTGCCCGTTGATTGAAAAGAAGCTGAAGGAGAATTTGGAAGTCGGAAGGCATTGGAGAGTGAGCAGGTCTGATACCTATGTGTATGAAGTTCACTGCCAGAAGTACAATAGCATGGTAAATTTGGAAACTCACTTTTGTTCGTGTGGAGAATGGCAGCTGTATGGCTTCCCATGTTCCCATGCCCTTGTAGTGATCCAACAACATGGTTCTTCCCCGTATTTGTATGTCAATGAGCTGTATAAGGTGGAGAAATATCGAGAAACTTATTCTTTCCCAATTAATCCTCTTCCCTCTATTTCGAAGCAAGTGCATGATTTTGGTAGAGATGCAGTGATATTGCAGCCTCCTTTGACTAGAAGACCACCGGGAAGGCCTAGAAAGAAGAGGTTCAGAAAAAGGAGCGAGCAAACCAGGGTGATCAAGTGTGGTAGGTGCGAAAAATGTGATGGTCACAACAGAAAGAGTTGTACAGCTCCGATATAG